GCCCCGCGCGTTCCAGCGGGCAAGGTCTCCGGTGCGGTACACCCGTTCCCCGGATGGCAGGGTCACGAATTTTTCAGCGGTGAGGGCAGCTTTGCCGAGGTAGCCCCGGGCCAGTCCCGTCCCCTCAATCAGCAGTTCTCCAGGAATCCCAATCGGCAGCGGGCGCAAATTCTGGTCTGCGATGTGAATTCTGGTGTTGGCAATGGGCCGACCAATCGGCACCGAGGCGCGCTTTTCGTCTTGCTGGCAGGGCCAGAAGGTGACATCAATGGCAGCTTCGGTGGGGCCATACAGGTTGTGCAGTCCTGCCTTGCTGCGCGCAAAAAACTGCTGTGTGACATCCAGCGGCAGGGCTTCCCCGCTGCACATCACCTCCCTGAGGCTCGGGCAGCGTCCGGGGGCAAAATCCTGCAAGAACGCCCGCAGCATGGACGGCACAAAGTGCAACACAGTGATCTTCTGCTGCTCGATCACCTCAGAGAGGTAACGGGGATCCCTGTGGCCTTCCGGGCGGGCCAGCACCAGGGTGGCCCCGGTGATCAGCGGCCAGAAAAACTCCCACACCGAGACATCGAAGCTCATGGGGGTTTTCTGCAACACCCGATCTTTTTCAGTGAGGCTGTAGATGTCCTGCATCCACAGCAGGCGGTTCACCACGCCCCGGTGGGTGTTCATCACCCCTTTGGGTTGCCCGGTGGACCCGGAAGTGTAAATGATGTAGGCGAGGCTGTCCGGGTCCAGGGGCACGGCAAGGTCCTCCTCCAGAGGGGGGCGAGGCAGATCTGCCACCTGCAAAACCACCAGGGTTTCCGGAACCCATCCGGGCACTGTGCCTTTCTCGATCAGCAGCACCCCCGCTTTGCTGTCCTGCAGCATGTAAGCCAGCCGTTCCTGGGGGTATCCCGGATCGAGGGGCACATAAGCTCCTCCGGCTTTCAACACGCCCAGCAGGGCCACCGGAAGGTGCCCGGAACGGTCCATCAGAATGGCCACCGGGATGTCTGGCCCCACCCCCAGGGCCTGCAGGTGGGCAGCCAGCAGGTCAGCCTGCTGATTCAGCTGGTGGTATGTGAGGGTTTTCTGTTCAAAGACCACCGCTGGAGCATCGGGGGTTTTCTGGGCCTGCTGCTCAATGCGCTGGTGCAGCAGGAGGGGGCCTTGCAGCAGCACTTCTGTGCTGTTCCATTGCTGCAGGGTCTCGCGGTCCGCCTGCGTCAGGAAATCCAGTTCACCCAGTTTTGCAGTGGGGTTCAGCAGCATTTCTTTCAAGAGGTGCTGGTAATGCTGGGCCAGCAGCTGCACCGAATTGTGCTCAAAAAGTTCGGTGCTGTACTCAAAGATGCAACGGAAAGCGTTGCCTTCCTCAAAAACCAGCAGCTGCACATCAAACTTGGCGGTCTGGTTCAGGACTTCCCTGGGGGTGACGGTCATTTCACCCATGGAAAAAGCACTCAGGGGCGTCACCTGATGGGCGAACATCGCCTGAAACAGCGGGCTGTGACTGAAGTCGCGCTCCACCTCCAGCGTTTCCAGCACCCGCTCAAAAGGCACCTGCTGGTGTTCCAGGGCACTGAGGGTGGTGCCTTTCACCTTCTGGAAGGCCTGCTGCACGGTGAGGGTTTCCGGCAGGTCTGAGCGCAACACCACGGTGTTGGCAAAGTACCCCACGGTGTTCTGCCATTCCGCGCGGGAGCGGCCCAGGGTGGGGGTGCCAGTGGTCACCTCCTGCTGACCGCTGGATTTGCACAGCAGCACCTGATAGGCCGTCAGCAGCACCATGAAGGGGGTCAGATTCTGCCTGCGGGCCTCTGAACGCAGCAGACCTGCGAGTTCGCTGTCCAGTTGCAGCACCACCGCATCCCCATCGTCCCCCTGCAGGGCAGGCCTGGGGTGGTCCAGGGGCAGGTTCAGCAGGGGCAGCGGTCCAGCCAGACGTTCTTTCCACTGGGTCAGGGAAGCATCCTCTGCGGATTGAACCTGTTGCAGGCTGGCATACGCCCCAAACGTCTGGGAGGGTGCAGGCAAACGTTGACCTGCATACAGGGCACGCAGGTCCTGCAGCAGCAACCCCAGAGACCAGCCATCGGCCACGCTGTGGTGCACCACCAGGGAAAGGGTGTGCTGCACGTCAGAATGGTGAATCAGCGAAATGCGCAGCAGGGGTCCGGTGCGCAGGTCAAAGAGGGTGCGGGCCTCCTGCAGCAGCATCTGTTCTGTGCGTTCAGGGCTTTCCTGGCTGAAGTCCAGCATCTGAAAAGGCACTTCCAGATCAGCATGCACCACCTGCAAAAACCGTTCGCCGTCCTGCTGGAAGGTGGTTCTGAGGGCTTCATGGCGCTGAACGAGGTGCTGCAGGGCCGTTTTCAGGCGCGAAACCTCCAGGTTTCCCTGCAGTTCCAGGGCCGTGGCCATGTTGTAGGCCCGGCTGGGACGCAACTCCGACAGGAAGTACAGGCGCTGCTGGGCGGGGGTCATGGGATAAGTTCTGGGCGCTGTGGCCTGCCGTTCCCGCAGCCGTTCCAGCACCTTCTGGCGCTGTTCGGGGGTCAGGTTTTTCAGGAGGTCATTCTGGGTCATGGGGGCTCCAAGTCAAATCAGGCATCAGGACAGATCCAGCTCACCCAGCAACTGGGCCAGCAAGTCAGGATCTGCGTCCTGCAGCATCTGCACATCCAGGCGGCTGCCCAGGTGGTGGATGGTGAGGGGTTCAAACAGCGCTTCGCTGAGGTTGAGGCGCTGCCCACAGAGGGTTTCTGCCTGCTGTTGCAGGTGCAGGAGTGCGTGAATGTCCCCGCCCAGCGCAAAGAAATCTTCATGGATGCCCACCGGGTTGATGCCCAGCAGACCGGAAAACACCCCATGCAGGCTGTGCTCGGTGGGGGTGGTTGGGGGTGAGGTGTCCAGCGGTGCAGGAATCCAGGTGGGTTTCAGTTGCTTGCGGTCCACCTTGCCGTTGGGGGTGAGGGGAAAGTGCTGCACAAACTCAAAATGGGCAGGAACCATGTGGGGCGGCAAAAATTGCCCGAGGTGCTGGCGCAATTCCACTGCACTGATGGGGGTAGAGGTTTGCAGGTAAGCAGCAAGCTGGATTTCACCACCCACCTGCACCGGCAGCACCACCGCCTGTTGCACCTGCGGGTGACGGCACAGCACCGCTTCAATTTCTCCGGGTTCAATGCGGAAACCCCGGACTTTCAGCTGGTGGTCGCTGCGCCCCACATAAAGCAGTTGCCCCTCTTGCACCCGCACCAGGTCACCGGTGCAGTACAGCCTTTCCTCACCCTGCTGCACAAAACGGGATTCGGTGAGTTCCGGGCGGTTCCAGTAGCCTTTCGCCACCCCCAGACCGCCAATCCACAGTTCCCCCACCGCTCCGGCAGGGACAGGTCTGAGCTGTTCGTCCAGCACGTGCAGGGAGGTGTTCAGAATGGGCTGACCCAGGGTGATGGGTGCCTCTGGCAGCATGCGTTGCAGCGTGGACCAGATGGTGGTTTCGGTGGGTCCGTACATGTTCCACAGCTCCACCCCCAGAGCCAGTATTTCTGCAGCCAGCTGGGCGGGCAGGGCCTCTCCTCCGATCAAGGCTTTGAAGGGTTTTTCGGGTGTCCAGCCAGCATCCAGCAGCATGCGCCAGGTGACCGGGGTGGCCTGCATCACTGTGGCTGTCCGGGCCAGTTCCATCAGAGCAGGGCCGTACATGGCTTCTTCTCTGGAGGCCAGCAGCACCGTTGCGCCCACCGTGAGAGGCAGGAACAGCTCCAGGCCCGCAATGTCAAAAGACAGGGTTGTCACGGCCAGCAGCACATCTTCTTCTGTGAGGCCAGGACGCTCCTGCATGGACAGCAGGAAGTTGTCGAGTCCTGCCCGGTTCACCATCACCCCTTTGGGCGCACCTGTTGAACCGGAGGTGTACATCAGGTAGGCCAGATCTTCCCCGCTGCAGTTCAGGGCAGGCGCAGTGTCGGGTTGCCGGGCCAGGGTGTCTGCCAGCCCCTGCAGCAGCAAAACCTCACAGGGAAACTGGAATTCCTGCTGCAGGGGCTGGCTGGTGATGAGGGCTTTCAGCTGGGCATCCTGCAGGATGTATTCCAGTCGGTCCCGGGGGAAACGGGGATCCAGCGGCACATAAGCCGCTCCGCTTTTCAGCACGGCCAGCAGGGCCAGCAGCATCTGGGGGCTGCGCTCCAGGCAGATGCCCACCCGGTCTGCTGGGGTGATGCCCTGCTGCAGCAACTGGTGGGCCAGCCTGCTGGATTGTCGGTCCAGCTCGGAGTAACTGAGGTCTTCCTGCCGGGAGCGCACAGCCACTTTGTGGGGGTTCAGCATGGCCTGACGCTGAAAGGCCTGCAGCAGGTGATGCTGCGGAACCTGCCTTTGCTCTCCCTGCCCCACCACCGCAACACCCATGGGGTGGTCCTGCACGGGCCGTTCCGGGAAGGCGGTGAGGCCCTGCAGCAGGCAAACATACTGATCCAGCAGGGTCTGCACGGCTTTCTCGCTGAACAGTTCGGTGCGGTATTCCAGCGTCAGCTGCTCTGGCGTGAACTGCACCCTCAGGTCATGCAGGCGGTGCGGCATGTGGGCAAACCGTTCCAGCAGCAGCCCTTCACCCAGCCAAAGAGGGTCTGCAGCCGTGAAAGCCAGCGGGCATACCGGATGCTGGCGGGGAACCCCGGACAGATTCGCCTGCTGCCACAACCCTGCATTGGACAGGGTTTTCTGTTCCTGCTGCATCAGGTCTACAAAAGACATCTGACCCGTGATGTGCACGGCAACGGCCCTGCTTTGATGGGACAGCCAGAAGTTCTCCTGCCCACCCAGGCGGTAAATCAGCACCTGAAAAGCCGCAAAAGCAGTTTTTGCATCCAGCTTTCTGAGGGCATGCGGCCACTGGAAGGTCCGTTGTGCCGCCTTCCAGTGGGGCCGGGCAGGTCGGGCATAAGAAGCAGGGAGTTCAGCAGGAACCCCATCCCCTGCAGGCAGGTCCGTTTGTGGGCTGTCCTCCAGCAGAGGAAGACCCCGCGAACGCCGGGACACCTGTGCTGCAAACACATCCAGCGCAGCTTCATCCAGGCCCAGCGGGTGCGCCACCAGTCCGAACAGCATGCCTTGTGGCAGACTGGCACTGAAAGAGCGCAGGAGTGGCGGGTGCTGCAGGTCAAAAGGGCTGTGCAGCTGCACCTCCAGCCAGGAGGTCAGGTTTTCTGGCTTGTTTTCGCTGTGCTGATGGGCAACCACACCTGCAGGGACTGCACGTGCTCCGTTCAGGTCCACCACCGTGTGCAACTCAGGGGTGGCTTCCAGCGCCTCCTGAACCCAGCCTTTCAGCGTTTCAGGGTCCACGGCTGGCCCTTCCCACAGCCGGACATGGTGTTGCAGGTCGGAGGGCTGCAATTGCTGCAGCAGCAAAGAGAGGGTCTGGTGGGCGTTCAGCGTTCTGGGTGGCTTCTCAGGCTGATGGCTTCTGGTCTGGGGTGCAAATATGGGCTCCTCAACCACCCGAATCCCCAGGTCCCGCAGCACCTTTGCGGTCTTCTCGATGGTGAGGCGACCATCGAAAAACACCTGCTGGGGCAGCATCACCCCAAAATGCCCATTTAAATGGGTCCAGAGTTGCACCACCTGCAAAGAACTGCCTCCCAGTTCAAAGAAACTGTCCTGGATTCCCACTTCAGGCAAGCCCAGCACCTTCTGCCAGAGGTGCTGCAGCACCCTTTCCAGGCTGTCGCGGGCCGTCCGGGTGGGTTTTTGCTGGGAGGGTGCATTTTCAGCAGTCCGGGGTTGCAACTCCAGGGTTTCCCCGTTCAGCAGGGCATCCAGGCTCTGGTTGAACAGCACAGAGAGTTCATGGACCACTTTTCTGAGGGGCCATTTGCAGTCCCAGTCTAGGCGCACGCCTTCCGGGTGGACTGTTTCACCCACCGTGAGGCGCAAGTCCTGCTGGGTCATGCTGGCGGGCACCACCCCTTGCAGGCGTGCCGTGAGGTTTTGCCGGGTGATTTCCGGGATGCGTTCCAGGCCCTGCATCACAAAACCTGCGTTCAGGGGAGTGGCATTGCGGTCTGCTTCACGCAATCCGGGCAGCAGCACTTCATAAGGCAGCAGGTGCTTCAGGCCAGCGAGCACCGTCTGGCGCATCTCGCTGCCAAAGCGTTCTGCAGGGATCTGGCCTGACCAATGACTGCGCACCGGGAGCACATTCACAAAACAACCTGCCGTGTGCTGCCAGTTTCCCCGGCGGCCTGAAACCACCACACCAGTCATGACCTGCTCTGCCCTGCTGTGCTGGTGGAGGGCCAGATGGTACGCAGAGAGCAGCACCATGAAGGGGGTCATCTGTTGCGCGCGGGCATGCTTTTTCACCTGCTCCCAGCGGCTCCAGGGCAGCACTTCCGTGTGCCTGCTGAGCCGGTCCACGGCAGACAGAGGATCTGGGAAGGCAACGGCAGGGCGTGCGCCTGCAAACTGGGTTTCCCAGTACTGCAGGTGCCCTGCTGTCGGGGGTTGCTGGTGCTGCACATGCTCCTGATAGGAAGCCGCTGTGGGGGTCTGGTTCAGCAGGCCCTGCAGCAACACCTCCAGCGAGAAGTAATCTCCGGCAATGTGGTGCAGCGTCACGCCCAGTTCAAACCGTTCATGTCCACACTGGAAAAGCATGGCCCTGAGCATGCAAGGTCCGGTCAGGTCGATGGGATCTTCGCTGAGGCCTTCCAGCACCTTCGCCATCACCCGCTCCTGCTGGTCTGCCTGCAGGTTTTGCAGGTCCAGCAGGGGAAGGTCGGGGGTGTAAGGTGCTTCCAATTGCTGCAGGGGGCCTGAAGCAGCAAGGTGGTAAGAGGTGCGCAAAACCGGATGACTGAAAACCAGCTGGGTCAGACGCCCTTGCAAGAGGTTCGGGGTCCAGGGGCCTTCCAGGGCGATGCGAGCGGTGATGTGGCTGGCATGGGTGGCCTGATGGGATTGCAGGAAAGCATCCAACAACCAGAATTGCCGCTGTTCCGGGCTGAGGGGAAAGGGAGCAGACGTTTCCGGCGAGGTGAGGGCCACTGCAGGCTGGTTTTCCGCAGGGTTTTTCAGTTGCTGGCGGATCTCCCGGATGGACATCCCCGCAAGCAAATCTTCCAGTGAAACTTCAGAACGTGCAGACAGCCAGTGCTGGAACTCCATGAGTTTCAGCGAATCCAGACCCAGTTGCAGAAGGGAGAGGTCATCTTGCAGCTCATGGGCAGCAAAGGGTCCCAGTTGCATGAGTTGCAGGGAGAGGGGATCCTGCGGAGCAGCAGGCGTTTCAAGGGACTTTGCACCTTCCAGAGCAACAATTTCACTTTGCAGAAAGCGTGCACGGGTCAGGGTGCGTTGCAGTTTTCCGCTGGAGGTCTTCTCCAGGCTGCCAGGAGGAACCAGCAGCAGGTGCCGCAACTGCAACTGGTGCTCCAGGGCCACCGCTTCACGCA
This region of Deinococcus roseus genomic DNA includes:
- a CDS encoding non-ribosomal peptide synthetase; translated protein: MHIHSPGSSQPLDTLLDLCALRASQQPDQMGFTFHSENQQRSSLSYQHLDVRARSIAAVLQATLKPGDRAVLMYPAGLEYIQAFLGCLYAGVVAVPAYPPASERTMGRLDAVLHDAQARLILSTSATIKGLHSKHPQRLADPRCQWMATDQIPDEQAATYQRPLVRPDSLAFLQYTSGSTSAPKGVKLTHQNLLSNLKTIQDAFRLHQDSKGMIWLPPYHDMGLIGGILTPLFVGFEVHLMPPVAFLKKPESWLQHIANERATCSGGPNFAYELCVQKTTPEFRETLDLSCWEVAFCGAEPIRPAVLRQFSEAFLTSGFQEKALYPCYGLAEATLMVTGGDAREPWMSSTFNPEQLQQHQAVPDPQGRELVGCGQVREGLQVDILDPQTGLPLPEGKIGEIVVSGPSVSPGYWHKPPRAEAGFPTGDLGFLWQQELFVTGRIKEVLIVRGRNHYPQDIEATVQSSHAALEPGAGVAFTDEAGELVVVQEVRRSHRKTDLGGVLQDVREAVALEHQLQLRHLLLVPPGSLEKTSSGKLQRTLTRARFLQSEIVALEGAKSLETPAAPQDPLSLQLMQLGPFAAHELQDDLSLLQLGLDSLKLMEFQHWLSARSEVSLEDLLAGMSIREIRQQLKNPAENQPAVALTSPETSAPFPLSPEQRQFWLLDAFLQSHQATHASHITARIALEGPWTPNLLQGRLTQLVFSHPVLRTSYHLAASGPLQQLEAPYTPDLPLLDLQNLQADQQERVMAKVLEGLSEDPIDLTGPCMLRAMLFQCGHERFELGVTLHHIAGDYFSLEVLLQGLLNQTPTAASYQEHVQHQQPPTAGHLQYWETQFAGARPAVAFPDPLSAVDRLSRHTEVLPWSRWEQVKKHARAQQMTPFMVLLSAYHLALHQHSRAEQVMTGVVVSGRRGNWQHTAGCFVNVLPVRSHWSGQIPAERFGSEMRQTVLAGLKHLLPYEVLLPGLREADRNATPLNAGFVMQGLERIPEITRQNLTARLQGVVPASMTQQDLRLTVGETVHPEGVRLDWDCKWPLRKVVHELSVLFNQSLDALLNGETLELQPRTAENAPSQQKPTRTARDSLERVLQHLWQKVLGLPEVGIQDSFFELGGSSLQVVQLWTHLNGHFGVMLPQQVFFDGRLTIEKTAKVLRDLGIRVVEEPIFAPQTRSHQPEKPPRTLNAHQTLSLLLQQLQPSDLQHHVRLWEGPAVDPETLKGWVQEALEATPELHTVVDLNGARAVPAGVVAHQHSENKPENLTSWLEVQLHSPFDLQHPPLLRSFSASLPQGMLFGLVAHPLGLDEAALDVFAAQVSRRSRGLPLLEDSPQTDLPAGDGVPAELPASYARPARPHWKAAQRTFQWPHALRKLDAKTAFAAFQVLIYRLGGQENFWLSHQSRAVAVHITGQMSFVDLMQQEQKTLSNAGLWQQANLSGVPRQHPVCPLAFTAADPLWLGEGLLLERFAHMPHRLHDLRVQFTPEQLTLEYRTELFSEKAVQTLLDQYVCLLQGLTAFPERPVQDHPMGVAVVGQGEQRQVPQHHLLQAFQRQAMLNPHKVAVRSRQEDLSYSELDRQSSRLAHQLLQQGITPADRVGICLERSPQMLLALLAVLKSGAAYVPLDPRFPRDRLEYILQDAQLKALITSQPLQQEFQFPCEVLLLQGLADTLARQPDTAPALNCSGEDLAYLMYTSGSTGAPKGVMVNRAGLDNFLLSMQERPGLTEEDVLLAVTTLSFDIAGLELFLPLTVGATVLLASREEAMYGPALMELARTATVMQATPVTWRMLLDAGWTPEKPFKALIGGEALPAQLAAEILALGVELWNMYGPTETTIWSTLQRMLPEAPITLGQPILNTSLHVLDEQLRPVPAGAVGELWIGGLGVAKGYWNRPELTESRFVQQGEERLYCTGDLVRVQEGQLLYVGRSDHQLKVRGFRIEPGEIEAVLCRHPQVQQAVVLPVQVGGEIQLAAYLQTSTPISAVELRQHLGQFLPPHMVPAHFEFVQHFPLTPNGKVDRKQLKPTWIPAPLDTSPPTTPTEHSLHGVFSGLLGINPVGIHEDFFALGGDIHALLHLQQQAETLCGQRLNLSEALFEPLTIHHLGSRLDVQMLQDADPDLLAQLLGELDLS